From the genome of Malus sylvestris chromosome 6, drMalSylv7.2, whole genome shotgun sequence, one region includes:
- the LOC126625198 gene encoding dehydration-responsive element-binding protein 1A-like has product MNTIFSQISHSSEKPESSSDDTSILTRSQLASFSDEVILASSRPKKRAGRRVFKETRHPVYRGVRRRNNNKWVCEMREPNKKKSRIWLGTYLTAEMAARAHDVAALAFRGKLACLNFADSVWRLPVPASTDSVDIRRAAAEAAETFRPEEFGGVSESGDDEKESKKMEGEKDCGGAEESGILLYLDEEEMFDMPRLLDSMAEGLLLSPPHSSGGYMNWDDMESNDDVSLWSFSN; this is encoded by the coding sequence ATGAATACGATCTTCAGTCAAATCTCCCATTCCTCCGAAAAGCCGGAATCGAGCTCCGACGACACAAGCATCTTGACTCGAAGCCAGCTGGCTTCGTTCTCCGACGAGGTCATTTTGGCGTCCAGCAGGCCGAAGAAGCGAGCAGGGAGGAGAGTTTTCAAGGAGACGAGGCACCCGGTTTACAGAGGAGTGAGGAGGAGGAACAACAACAAGTGGGTATGCGAAATGAGAGAACCAAACAAAAAGAAGTCGAGGATATGGCTCGGAACTTATCTGACGGCCGAGATGGCAGCTCGGGCGCATGACGTGGCGGCATTGGCCTTTAGAGGGAAGCTTGCCTGCCTCAATTTTGCAGACTCCGTATGGCGCCTGCCCGTTCCGGCATCCACTGATTCAGTGGATATCAGGCGGGCAGCAGCGGAGGCTGCAGAGACCTTCCGGCCAGAGGAGTTTGGCGGAGTGTCGGAAAGCGGCGATGATGAGAAGGAGAGCAAGAAAATGGAGGGGGAGAAGGATTGTGGAGGCGCGGAGGAAAGTGGAATCTTGTTGTACTTGGATGAGGAGGAAATGTTCGACATGCCAAGGTTGCTGGATAGTATGGCGGAAGGGCTTCTGCTCTCTCCACCTCACTCTTCAGGTGGCTACATGAACTGGGATGACATGGAAAGCAACGATGACGTCAGTCTGTGGAGCTTCTCAAATTGA